The genomic DNA GAAGTTGGAGGAAGAGATGGCGGTGCTCCGCGCACAGGTGCAGACGCTGATGGCGGCACAGCAACACACAGAGGCAGGAATTACAAAATAGGCGGATTGGAAGGGCAATTCATCGAATAACCGAGGGGAGATCAGGTCATGAAACGGACATTGATTATTCTGCTGACTCTGGTGTCGGCGGCCGCATTGGCTGCGGTTCCGCAGCAAATCAATTATCAGGGATACCTGACGGATCCAGTGGGTAGTCCGCTGGATACAACGGTAGCCATGACGTTCAAACTCTACACCGATTCCACGGCGGGGAGCTTGTTGTGGACGGAAGCGCGTCCGTCGGTCATGGTGACGGAGGGGCTGTTTGACGTCCGGCTCGGACAGGTCACTGCTTTTGGCGAGGGAGTTTTTGCGGTTCCTGAATTGTGGCTGGAGATCACGGTGGGAGACAATTCGGAAATGACGCCGCGCTCGAGAATCGTTTCGGTGGGTTATTCGTTTCGCACGGGATCGGTGGACGGTGCGAGCGGGGGGACAATTTCCAGCAGCGTAAATATTTCCGGCAATCTGAAAGTTGCCGGCATGGCGGAGATTGGATTGAACAACGAAGCCGTGGGATCGTATTCTCTCGTTGTCGGGGAAAATAATGTAACAGAGGGAAACTGGTCCACGATCGGCGGCGGCGAGTCGAATCATACCACCAGTTCCTACACCACCATCGGCGGTGGACAAAACAATAATACGATCGGGATGCACTCGGCGATTGGCGGCGGCAAGCAGAATCTCACAGGGGACACGTGCGCTGTTGTTGGTGGAGGACTGCGCAACGCAGCGCTGGGAAAGTACTCGGTTGTGGCGGGCGGCGGCGGGACGGGTACAGCCGATTCCAATGTTGCTGCAGGCGACTATTCGGCCATTCTCGGCGGCTATCGCAATCGGGCTACGGCCCCTCGCTCGACCGTAGCCGGTGGATGGATCAACAGCGCTGAAGGGGACGCCGCTTTCGTGGGTGGCGGCTGGACAAACCATGCCACCGGTTTCCAGAGTGCCGTTCTCGGTGGAGAACAGAATTCCGCATCCGGCGTGTTGTCAGCCATTGGAGGAGGATTTCACAACACGGCTTCCGGAAAGTTCTCCGGGATTACGGCTGGTCGCTATAATGAGGCCTCCGATTCCGGCGCGACGGTGGGCGGGGGCGGGTACAACGCAGCACGAGGGAAATATTCCGTGATCGCGGGGGGCGGAGGCACGAGCGCAACCGATTCCAATTCGACGATTGGTGACTACTCAACTGTTGGCGGAGGCAAAAGCAACAGTGCGAGCGGTTATCTGGCCACGATAGATGGCGGCTACTCTAATAGTGCTACCTTTTACGGTACCACGATAGGCGGTGGTTTTGAAAACTTATCAGGCAACCCATACGCCACGGTGAGCGGCGGCTCGTACAACGAGGCGACCGGCGTCAAAGCCACAGTGGGCGGCGGTGGTGGCAATACCGCCTCCGGCGAAGAAGCTACGGTAGGCGGCGGGTATGCTAACAGTGCCACCAGCAATCGCGCCACGGTAGGCGGAGGCGCGTACAACGAAGCAGCCAATAATGCAGCCACGGTGGGAGGCGGCCAAAGCAATCAGGCGACCGGCGATCGCGCCACGGTAGGCGGGGGCAATATGAACCGAGCCACCGGTATCTGTGCCACGGTGAGCGGCGGCTACAACAATTGGGTCTCGGGCTCAAGCAGCACAGTGGCGGGCGGGATAAACAACACCTGTTCGGGAGCCCGCACTTTCGTATGCGGCAACAATGCAACTGCTGTGGCCGACAGTTCTTTTGTCTTCAACGACGGACGGTACGATGGCAACATCGGTCAAGTATCGCAGCCGCGGCGTTTCATCGCCATTGCTTCGAACGGGACATATTTTTATTCCAATGCGGCCGCATCGCTGGGTGTGGTGCTGCCCGCCAACGGGACGGCGTGGTCGGCGATCTGCGATTCGACCAAGAAAGTGCGTTATGGCCAAGTGGACACCAGGGATGTGCTACAGAAAATCGCGCAACTGCCGATTGAGACGTGGAGCTACAAAGACGACCCAAACAGCATTCGTCATATAGGCCCGATGGCGCAGGATTTCTGGAGATTGTTCGGCTTGGGAGATGACAGTCTGAGCATTTCGACGCTCGATCCCGACGGCATTGCGCTGGCGGCGATACAGGAGTTGGCCAAGAGAAATGAGAAACTGAAAGAGGAAGTCGCGCTGCTCCGTTCGCAGGTGCAGACGCTAATGGCAGCCAAGCAAGAATCAGCCGTTGTACGGGGAAGTAAGTGAAACACTTGGCTAACGATAGACGAACAAGGGAGATCGGATCATGAAACGAATTCTGATCATTCTGCTGGCTATGTGGTCAGCGACCGTCTTTGGCACGATCCCACAACTGGTGAACTATCAGGGGTTCTTGACGGATTCAGATGGGAGTCCGTTGGATACGGTGGTGGCGATGACATTCAAGATGTATGATGCTGCTTCGAGCGGCACGCAACTATGGACAGAGACGCAACCCGCCTGCACGGTACGGGTGGGACTATTCAACGTTCTCTTGGGCTCAGTGGTTGCGATTCCGGACAGTTTCGGCGCGACGAGCCGCTGGTTGGGAGTGACGGTTGGCGGCAACAGCGAGATGGTGCCACGGACTCGTTTCGTTTCGGTCGGCTATGCCTATCGCGTGGGCACGGTGGACGGAGCCAGCGGAGGCACAGTCAGCGGTGATGTGAACATCGTCGGCAAAGCGAACATCGGTTCAGGCAATGTGAACACGGGAGCCTACGGCTTCGTCGTGGGTTACAGTGACACGGCATCTGGCGATTACTCGACGATAAGCGGCGGGAAATACAACACTGCCAGCGGCAACTATGCAGCAGTTTGCGGCGGCTGGGACAACGATGCCAGCATCCTTGCCACGGTGGGCGGCGGGCAATCCAACACCGCCAGCGGCGGTTTAGCCACGGTGGGCGGTGGCTACGGCAACACTGCCAGCGGCACCTCAGCCACGGTGGACGGCGGCGAATACAACGATGCCACCGCCTATGCAGCCGCGGTGGGCGGCGGTCGCTACAATCGTGCCCGAGGCGCTTACTCCGTCGTCGCCGGAGGCGGCGGCGAAGCGGCCAGCGACAGCAATTCTGCCAGTGGCGATCATTCAGCCATTGGCGGAGGGATGGGAAACGCTGCCAGCGGCGACCGTGCCACGGTGGGAGGCGGCTATGGCAACGATGCCAGCGGTTATGTGGCGGCGGTCGGCGGCGGCTATGGCAACACGGCCAGCAGGTGGTATACCACGGTGGGGGGCGGCTGGGGGAACGAAGCCAGCGCGCAATGCGCCACGGTAGGTGGAGGCAATCAAAATAGGGCGACTGTCCTCGGCGCAGAGGTAGGCGGTGGCTACTGGAACAGTGCCGTTGACACTTGCGCAACGATTAGCGGCGGCTATAACAACTATGCCAGCGCCGAGTATTCCACGGTGGGCGGCGGTCGCTACAATCGTGCCCGAGGCAATTATGCGGTCATAGCGGGCGGCGGGGGCGATTCCTGGGCCGATAGCAATTCTGCCAGTGGCAACTACTCGGCAATACCCGGGGGGAGACAGAATGTAGCCGCCGGCCGTTACTCGTTCGCTGCGGGCCGAAGAGCCAAAGCCAATCACGATGGCAGCTTCGTCTGGGCGGATTCTACGAACAGTGACTTCGCTTCCTCGGCCATCAATCAGTTCAATGTTCGAGCCTCAGGCGGGGTACGCATTGCCACGACGACGGCGGGCAATGTGGGAGTGAAACTCGACAACGGCGATTCCGCATGGGAAGTCCTCTCCGACAGCACCAAGAAGACCAACCGCCGAGCCGCCAACACCGAAGAGATTCTGGCCAAGGTTGCTCAGTTGCCTATCGAAGAATGGAACTACAAGCATCAGGATGCCTCAAACAGACACGTCGGGCCAATGGCGCAGGATTTCTGGAGCCTGTTCCACCTCGGAGACGACAGTTTGAGCATCTCGACTATTGATCCAGACGGGATTGCGCTGGCGGCGATACAGGAGCTGGCGAAGCAGGTGAACGCTCTAAAGGAAGAAAATCAAAGTTTGCGTACGCAGGTGCAGACGCTGATGGCGGCGAAGCAGGAGTCTGCTGTTCTTGGAAGAGACAAATGAGACAGTTGACCAATCATAGATGAACAGAAGGAGATCGGATCATGAAGACGGTTTTCATAATTCTGCTGGCCCTGTGTGCGGCGACCGCGTGGAGTGCGGTCCCGCAACTGGTCAGCTATCAGGGTTTCCTAAC from bacterium includes the following:
- a CDS encoding tail fiber domain-containing protein codes for the protein MKRILIILLAMWSATVFGTIPQLVNYQGFLTDSDGSPLDTVVAMTFKMYDAASSGTQLWTETQPACTVRVGLFNVLLGSVVAIPDSFGATSRWLGVTVGGNSEMVPRTRFVSVGYAYRVGTVDGASGGTVSGDVNIVGKANIGSGNVNTGAYGFVVGYSDTASGDYSTISGGKYNTASGNYAAVCGGWDNDASILATVGGGQSNTASGGLATVGGGYGNTASGTSATVDGGEYNDATAYAAAVGGGRYNRARGAYSVVAGGGGEAASDSNSASGDHSAIGGGMGNAASGDRATVGGGYGNDASGYVAAVGGGYGNTASRWYTTVGGGWGNEASAQCATVGGGNQNRATVLGAEVGGGYWNSAVDTCATISGGYNNYASAEYSTVGGGRYNRARGNYAVIAGGGGDSWADSNSASGNYSAIPGGRQNVAAGRYSFAAGRRAKANHDGSFVWADSTNSDFASSAINQFNVRASGGVRIATTTAGNVGVKLDNGDSAWEVLSDSTKKTNRRAANTEEILAKVAQLPIEEWNYKHQDASNRHVGPMAQDFWSLFHLGDDSLSISTIDPDGIALAAIQELAKQVNALKEENQSLRTQVQTLMAAKQESAVLGRDK